One Camelina sativa cultivar DH55 chromosome 3, Cs, whole genome shotgun sequence genomic window carries:
- the LOC104770139 gene encoding multiple organellar RNA editing factor 9, chloroplastic, translated as MASFTTSSSSSLLPKTLLPISHLNRFATLSGIRVRGGDTWTPLLRSISSAVGSRRRVAIVKAATVDSDYSSKRGSGNEQRETIMLPGCDYNHWLIVMEFPKDPAPTRDQMIDTYLNTLATVLGSMEEAKKNMYAFSTTTYTGFQCTIDEETSEKFKGLPGVLWVLPDSYIDVKNKDYGGDKYINGEIIPCTYPTYQPKQRNNTKYQSKRYERKRDGPPPPEQRKPRQEQAASDSS; from the exons ATGGCGTCCTTCACAACATCTTCCTCATCTTCGCTTCTCCCCAAAACCCTACTCCCCATAAGCCACCTGAATCGTTTCGCTACACTTTCCGGTATCCGCGTTAGAGGAGGAGACACATGGACTCCTCTGCTCCGAAGCATCTCCTCCGCCGTTGGGTCTCGGCGTCGTGTGGCGATTGTCAAAGCTGCGACGGTTGATTCGGATTACTCTTCGAAACGGGGCAGTGGTAATGAGCAGAGAGAGACGATTATGCTTCCTGGTTGCGATTACAATCATTGGCTTATTGTAATGGAGTTTCCCAAGGATCCTGCTCCAACTAGAGACCAGATGATTGATACTTACCTTAACACTCTTGCTACTGTTCTTGGAAG CATGGAAGAGGCAAAGAAGAACATGTATGCATTCAGTACTACCACGTATACTGGCTTTCAATGCACCATTGACGAAGAAACATCTGAGAAGTTCAAGG GTTTGCCTGGAGTTCTGTGGGTTTTGCCTGACTCCTACATAGATGTCAAGAACAAAGACTACGGAG GTGACAAGTACATCAATGGAGAGATTATCCCTTGCACATACCCCACATACCAACCAAAGCAGCGCAATAACACAAAGTATCAAAGTAAGAGGTacgaaagaaagagagatggtcCTCCACCTCCTGAACAGAGGAAACCAAGACAAGAACAAGCCGCTTCTGATTCCTCTTAA
- the LOC104770148 gene encoding uncharacterized protein LOC104770148, whose translation MANLYENYQIPYDFDQVNNLYDHNYYHQPQQQFGFEPMNYNNYNWNGSESEPTSAYDPMSYNNYNWNGSESEPTSATVAYSAYDPMSYNFYNLNGSETETTSAYVAYSVSTMSEPKQLFYDPNLYTTYESPPQFMIHRSVACALDFNEPEFDEYDSTPYGGGYDPVATYGKPLPPSVETCYPCSTAPHAKAPSPPEIIAPVPLGIYDGGQKNVVKKRVTFAEPVEEARPMETIKEEEKEESEEEGDESEDDEEEEEEEEEEEEEDHSSSYGNEKEDHSSSYGTEKPETVDKAEVKALYIPSGYGLEATDLCEVIFGGYFPCVLRNKRRQGDEQDRAAAAAAAVSCWESNDSDPWKTTSDYLFGDSYPYGHENRTERNQFEISSYGYRRY comes from the coding sequence ATGGCTAATCTCTATGAGAACTACCAAATCCCCTACGACTTCGATCAGGTTAATAATCTCTACGATCACAATTATTATCATCAACCACAACAACAGTTTGGTTTCGAACCAatgaattataataattataactGGAATGGATCTGAATCCGAACCAACCTCTGCTTATGATCCaatgagttataataattataactGGAATGGATCTGAATCCGAACCTACCTCTGCAACTGTTGCTTACTCTGCTTATGATCCAatgagttataatttttataacttgAATGGATCAGAGACTGAGACAACCTCTGCATATGTTGCATACTCTGTTTCCACCATGTCTGAGCCTAAACAATTGTTCTATGATCCGAATCTCTATACAACATACGAGTCCCCTCCTCAGTTTATGATCCATCGCTCTGTAGCCTGTGCTCTGGACTTCAACGAGCCTGAATTCGACGAGTACGATTCTACGCCGTACGGTGGTGGCTACGATCCCGTTGCAACCTACGGAAAACCTCTTCCTCCATCAGTGGAGACTTGTTACCCTTGTTCAACCGCTCCTCACGCGAAAGCTCCCTCTCCTCCTGAGATTATCGCTCCTGTGCCTCTTGGAATTTATGATGGTGGTCAAAAGAATGTTGTCAAGAAGCGTGTCACTTTTGCTGAACCGGTAGAAGAAGCCAGACCAATGGAAAccattaaagaagaagaaaaagaagaaagtgaggaagaaggagatgaaagcgaagatgatgaagaagaagaagaagaagaagaagaagaagaagaagaagatcacagTTCAAGCTATGGAAATGAGAAAGAAGATCACAGTTCAAGCTATGGAACTGAGAAACCTGAAACTGTAGATAAAGCAGAAGTAAAAGCTCTGTATATTCCGTCTGGTTACGGTTTAGAAGCGACGGATCTCTGCGAGGTGATATTCGGAGGTTACTTCCCTTGCGTGTTACGTAACAAAAGACGTCAGGGAGATGAACAAGATCGTgcggctgctgctgctgctgctgtttctTGCTGGGAAAGCAACGACTCTGATCCGTGGAAGACGACTTCCGATTACCTTTTCGGGGATTCGTATCCGTACGGTCACGAGAACCGGACAGAAAGAAATCAGTTTGAGATCTCCTCTTATGGTTACCGGAGGTATTAA
- the LOC104770167 gene encoding pentatricopeptide repeat-containing protein At1g02370, mitochondrial-like isoform X2, which translates to MGETLDFIIREKEKKGVSITQSQADLVSAAEQLDKEGKHEYALEWMDKKKMSFSPSQLAVFLNIIAKTRGLDAAEAYFKKIDPNIDRMDTRSKNWPAYVTLLLLKRESKKNLAKASCWSPSQ; encoded by the exons ATGGGTGAGACCTTAGATTTTATCATaagggagaaagagaagaagggtGTTTCCATCACTCAGTCTCAGGCGGATCTCGTTAGCGCGGCAGAGCAGCTTGACAAGGAAGGCAAACATGAATATGCCCTAGAG TGGATGGAtaaaaagaagatgagtttttCTCCCTCGCAGCTTGCAGTTTTTCTTAATATCATTGCTAAGACTAGAGGCTTAGATGCTGCTGAAGCCTACTTCAAGAAAATAGACCCAAATATCGACAGAATGGACACTCGTTCCAAGAATTGGCCTGCGTACGTGACTCTCCTCCTTTTGAAGCGtgagtcaaaaaaaaatctggctAAGGCTAGCTGTTGGTCACCATCGCAATGA
- the LOC104770167 gene encoding pentatricopeptide repeat-containing protein At1g02370, mitochondrial-like isoform X1 produces MGETLDFIIREKEKKGVSITQSQADLVSAAEQLDKEGKHEYALEIFQWMDKKKMSFSPSQLAVFLNIIAKTRGLDAAEAYFKKIDPNIDRMDTRSKNWPAYVTLLLLKRESKKNLAKASCWSPSQ; encoded by the exons ATGGGTGAGACCTTAGATTTTATCATaagggagaaagagaagaagggtGTTTCCATCACTCAGTCTCAGGCGGATCTCGTTAGCGCGGCAGAGCAGCTTGACAAGGAAGGCAAACATGAATATGCCCTAGAG aTCTTTCAGTGGATGGAtaaaaagaagatgagtttttCTCCCTCGCAGCTTGCAGTTTTTCTTAATATCATTGCTAAGACTAGAGGCTTAGATGCTGCTGAAGCCTACTTCAAGAAAATAGACCCAAATATCGACAGAATGGACACTCGTTCCAAGAATTGGCCTGCGTACGTGACTCTCCTCCTTTTGAAGCGtgagtcaaaaaaaaatctggctAAGGCTAGCTGTTGGTCACCATCGCAATGA
- the LOC104770182 gene encoding DNA-directed RNA polymerases II, IV and V subunit 10: protein MIIPVRCFTCGKVIGNKWDQYLDLLQLDYTEGDALDALLLVRYCCRRMLMTHVDLIEKLLNYNTLEKSDNS, encoded by the exons ATGATTATCCCTGTTCGTTGCTTCACTTGtggaaag gTGATTGGAAACAAATGGGATCAGTATCTTGATCTTCTCCAGCTTGACTACACTGAAGG GGACGCCCTTGATGCGCTCCTGCTAGTCAGATACTGCTGCAGGCGTATGCTAATGACTCATGTTGATCTGATTGAGAAGCTTCTCAACTACAACA CTCTGGAAAAATCAGACAACAGTTAG
- the LOC104770190 gene encoding uncharacterized protein LOC104770190 (The sequence of the model RefSeq protein was modified relative to this genomic sequence to represent the inferred CDS: added 43 bases not found in genome assembly), protein MSKKKVAGSTMTLKDFHGGSIPSDLPLPSAPGVIPKIATDRPVFDRAPWGTSGGRPDQRTRPSSSHTIRTFDDKSLFLPHTANIGRNFNEDERKPLDGHSSPRRVFSDDIFRVSRPEVKTDSVLAGRHGGWSATAGAFPGKVNDVTHSVTGNVWTGRKEVSVANNDPGQSPWTTQPAVSNLVHSSALDQLSSGRWQSKLLVPSQMDFDVVKHSEIESRGYKTNSPVLNQGVEPHGTNIEQGRVAGDGIQGGKKVSPEFEKIPGPTNLDVKEARIASNSSNKPHPNYSDVRPAGHLVQSTAPSEVVERPKLNLLPRTKPLENIIEKPVNDGKLENGASNLIQRDTVYATQKSMNISKPGLSADEIPNQPIERPKLNLKPVAQLLEQPEVKTEKERSAVFGGARPRELVLKERGIDEIEHNKLEQPTDRMVPKPIERVPDHAIQRPMSSPRDLRTRKFEQKDGRNVSDNARSETQRRNWRENENKSSRQQQQTQDKTRHPSPETWRKPVPQKPESVDGTGLRHGKAASALELAQAYSPFSDSKSGIGSSNSFNTSRNNQSQQQPFSRLVGSTTTSRKINGY, encoded by the exons ATGTCGAAGAAGAAAGTGGCTGGTAGCACCATGACGCTTAAGGACTTCCATGGCGGCTCTATACCATCTGATCTCCCTCTCCCTTCTGCTCCTGGAGT GATTCCGAAGATTGCTACGGATCGACCTGTTTTTGACAGAGCGCCTTGGGGAACTTCAGGCGGCAGACCTGATCAGAGGACAAGGCCGAGTTCGTCTCATACTATTAGAACTTTCGATGATAAATCACTGTTTCTGCCTCACACCGCAAACATCGGACGCAATTTCAACGAGGACGAACGGAAGCCTCTGGATGGTCACTCCTCTCCTCGTAGAGTGTTCAGTGATGATATTTTTCGGGTTTCCCGTCCGGAGGTGAAAACTGACTCGGTGTTAGCTGGGCGACATGGTGGTTGGTCAGCAACGGCTGGTGCTTTCCCTGGGAAGGTTAATGATGTGACTCATTCTGTGACTGGTAATGTTTGGACTGGGAGGAAGGAGGTTTCAGTGGCTAACAATGATCCGGGACAGTCCCCATGGACTACGCAACCAGCTGTTTCTAATTTGGTCCATTCAAGTGCGCTTGACCAACTGTCTTCAGGTAGATGGCAGTCCAAGCTTTTGGTTCCGTCTCAGATGGATTTTGATGTTGTTAAGCATTCAGAGATAGAGAGCAGAGGTTACAAGACTAATAGCCCTGTGCTTAATCAAGGGGTTGAGCCACATGGGACAAATATAGAACAGGGCCGGGTCGCTGGAGATGGGATCCAAGGTGGTAAAAAAGTTTCCCCTGAGTTTGAAAAAATCCCTGGTCCAACTAATTTGGATGTTAAGGAAGCGAGGATTGCATCAAACAGCAGCAATAAGCCTCATCCAAATTATTCTGACGTTAGGCCTGCTGGACATTTGGTGCAATCAACTGCCCCGTCTGAAGTCGTGGAACGACCTAAGCTGAACCTGCTGCCTCGCACAAAACCTCTTGAAAACATTATTGAGAAGCCTGTGAATGATGGAAAACTG GAAAATGGTGCTTCAAATCTTATTCAACGTGATACTGTTTATGCAACACAGAAAAGTATGAACATTTCAAAACCTGGTTTGTCTGCGGATGAGATTCCTAACCAGCCGATTGAGCGCCCCAAATTAAATTTGAAGCCCGTGGCACAGTTGCTTGAGCAGCCAGAAGTTAAAACTGAAAAGGAAAG AAGTGCGGTTTTTGGCGGTGCCAGACCACGAGAGCTG GTATTGAAAGAGCGAGGCATTGATGAGATCGAGCATAACAAATTGGAGCAACCGACAGACA TCAAAGGCCAATGAGTTCTCCCCGTGACTTGAGAACAAGGAAGTTTGAGCAAAAGGACGGGAGAAATGTGAGCGACAATGCCAGATCCGAAACTCAGAGGAGAAACTGGcgtgaaaatgaaaacaagagCTCAAGACAGCAACAGCAGACTCAGGACAAGACAAGGCATCCATCACCAGAGACATGGCGAAAACCGGTTCCCCAGAAACCGGAATCAGTAGATGGAACAGGGCTTCGTCATGGGAAAGCTGCTTCTGCCCTTGAGCTAGCTCAAGCCTACTCTCCTTTCTCTGACTCTAAATCCGGAATTGGAAGCAGCAACAGTTTTAACACCAGCCGCAACAACCAATCGCAGCAGCAACCGTTCTCTCGGTTGGtaggatcaacaacaacatcaagaaaGATTAATGGCTACTGA
- the LOC104770204 gene encoding uncharacterized protein LOC104770204 gives MHGVWLYFKKSLSCCNAQKSTDPGDPVKNRIRKTTNPTGWSRSMSNMRDVFATHGDGGATQNPSCCSSRSMESSRLINTTKIEGNNNGYSGRFKGESSSDLLPGRFSERFDVLGSDIYGFGVLSCRKCHEGVRDLDAFEAHYLSNHSVIKLLAGDFSRTTVELICSTGYSHKLGKTKGNNISAILKIQNLQRVVAEFEDYRELVKIRANKLSKKHSRCMADGNEFLGFHGTTLSCALGSSNSSSNLCFSDQCGVCHILRHGFSAKTSPDGIKGVLTASTSSRALECIEITDQRMNIGSLKAVVLCRVIAGRVHKPMQKFEDPSGFSEFDSLALKMGPNSRTEEFFLSSTKALLPCFVIIFKPCK, from the exons ATGCATGGAGTTTGGCTTTATTTCAAGAAGTCTCTAAGCTGCTGCAACGCACAGAAGTCAACTGACCCTGGTGATCCAGTGAAGAACCGAATCCGTAAGACGACAAATCCAACTGGTTGGTCAAGATCAATGTCAAATATGAGAGATGTATTTGCAACACATGGGGATGGAGGAGCTACGCAGAATCCAAGCTGCTGCAGCTCTCGGTCTATGGAGAGCTCCAGGTTAATAAACACAACGAAAATTGAGGGCAATAATAACGGTTACTCGGGGAGATTCAAAGGAGAATCTTCTTCTGATTTACTTCCCGGTCGTTTTTCTGAGAGATTTGATGTTCTTGGCTCTGACATCTACGGTTTTGGAGTTCTTTCTTGTCGAAAATGCCATGAGGGAGTCAGAGATCTTGACGCGTTTGAGGCCCATTACCTTTCTAACCATTCCG tcATCAAACTCTTAGCTGGAGACTTCTCAAGAACAACTGTTGAGTTAATCTGCAGTACAGGCTATTCTCACAAGCTTGGCAAAACAAAAGGGAACAACATTTCGGCGAtcttgaaaatacaaaatttgcaAAGAGTAGTTGCAGAGTTTGAGGATTACAGAGAACTCGTGAAAATAAGAGCGAACAAGCTTTCGAAGAAACACTCGCGGTGTATGGCTGATGGGAACGAGTTTCTTGGGTTCCACGGTACAACTCTTTCTTGCGCTCTCGGTTCCAGTAACAGCTCTTCAAACCTCTGTTTCTCGGATCAATGTGGAGTTTGTCATATTTTAAGACATGGTTTCAGTGCGAAAACAAGCCCGGATGGGATTAAAGGTGTTCTCACAGCATCAACGAGCTCTAGGGCTCTTGAATGTATTGAAATTACCGATCAAAGAATGAACATAGGTTCATTGAAAGCAGTTGTGCTATGTAGAGTGATTGCAGGGAGGGTTCATAAACCGATGCAAAAGTTCGAAGATCCTAGTGGGTTTTCTGAGTTTGATTCGTTGGCTTTGAAAATGGGACCAAATTCTAGAACTGAAGAGTTCTTTCTATCGAGTACTAAAGCTTTGTTACCTTgctttgtcatcatcttcaagcCTTGTAAATAA
- the LOC104770237 gene encoding uncharacterized protein LOC104770237, with amino-acid sequence MNQGKMESELGFLVSVVIICADITATVLGIEAEITQSKTPHHHHHQQHLRHSNSGCPRTPSAGAFAEGVAAMVLLFIVHVLANVLGGCTYIRSKQDFNRATANKILAVAFLVLSWIFFLVSYTALMIGTLANSKSKRFCNLPHRWFFVIGALFCLGHGLVTSAYYVSAIAAKKEDKENSQQQNSTNRSRT; translated from the exons ATGAATCAAGGAAAAATGGAAAGCGAACTTGGTTTCTTGGTTTCTGTGGTGATCATATGTGCAGACATTACAGCAACAGTCCTCGGGATCGAAGCCGAGATTACTCAAAGCAAG acacctcatcatcatcatcatcaacaacatttaAGACATTCAAATTCTGGATGTCCAAGAACACCGAGCGCTGGAGCTTTTGCTGAGGGAGTAGCTGCAATGGTGCTTCTGTTTATTGTCCATGTCCTAGCCAATGTGCTTGGAGGTTGCACTTACATTCGCTCTAAGCAAGATTTCAACAGAGCAACGGCGAATAAGATACTCGCAGTGGCTTTCCTAGTTCTCTCCTG gATCTTTTTCCTTGTCAGCTACACAGCGCTGATGATAGGAACATTGGCTAACTCGAAATCAAAACGATTCTGCAACTTGCCGCATCGTTGGTTTTTCGTTATTGGAGCCCTATTTTGCCTAGGACATGGACTGGTGACTTCAGCATATTATGTTTCAGCCATTGCTGctaaaaaagaagacaaagagaactcacaacaacaaaattcaacAAACAGAAGCCGCACATAA
- the LOC104770229 gene encoding probable transcription factor At1g11510 encodes MSSKRFNPLEDPPSASSSDDDEVDAPLEEGDEIVGNSSSDEEEYDDDLPSEPPMKNVLFHPATTDKLVSDSESGSGEETESDTEPRKKKDQFLTVKHVTETKDSVAKDQDSKKVKTSEKSVGKRSRQTVDEGVVSSTKRVKKSVGGGGEETKKTYFQRVWTEDDEIAVLQGLMDYKKDTGVSPYDDTNGVYQLVKKSVSFDVSKIQFMEKLRSLKKKYENNVGKAKNGEEPSFAKPYDRKTFEFSKLVWGANGMALDSVVKPNGKSKKSSKSKKVESVKQEIDSSLPNGKNSEDEVTNKGGVSLLGVADMDVFAKSSLVKSLARVGVDELAADRGLSLLTSEDKKRIEEQWKALQVRELEFHSQKSGFIHDVVTKIGEAFRSNV; translated from the coding sequence ATGTCTAGTAAACGTTTCAATCCGTTGGAAGATCCGCCGTCTGCTTCTTCaagcgatgatgatgaagttgacGCTCCTCTTGAAGAAGGTGATGAAATCGTTGGGAACTCTTCCTCTGACGAAGAAGAATACGATGATGATCTTCCCTCAGAACCTCCCATGAAGAATGTACTTTTTCACCCCGCCACAACTGACAAGCTAGTTTCCGATTCCGAGTCAGGTTCGGGTGAAGAAACCGAGTCAGACACTGAACCCcggaagaagaaagatcagTTTTTGACTGTGAAGCATGTGACCGAGACCAAAGATTCCGTTGCGAAGGATCAAGATTCCAAAAAGGTTAAAACCTCTGAGAAATCTGTGGGCAAGCGTTCTCGTCAGACGGTGGATGAAGGAGTTGTCTCATCAACGAAGAGGGTCAAGAAgagtgttggtggtggtggtgaagagacgaagaagactTATTTCCAACGTGTTTGGACTGAGGACGATGAGATTGCTGTGTTGCAAGGTCTTATGGATTACAAGAAGGATACTGGTGTCAGTCCGTATGATGATACTAATGGTGTTTATCAGTTGGTTAAGAAATCTGTTAGTTTTGATGTTTCCAAGATCCAGTTCATGGAAAAGCTTAggagtttgaagaagaagtatgAGAACAATGTTGGTAAAGCTAAGAACGGAGAGGAACCTAGTTTTGCTAAACCTTATGATCGCAAGACTTTTGAATTCTCTAAGTTAGTTTGGGGAGCTAATGGTATGGCTCTTGATTCGGTTGTGAAACCTAATGGGAAGTCTAAGAAGAGCAGTAAGTCCAAGAAAGTCGAATCTGTGAAGCAAGAGATTGATTCTTCTTTGCCTAATGGTAAAAACTCTGAAGATGAGGTGACTAATAAAGGGGGAGTATCTTTGCTTGGCGTTGCGGATATGGATGTGTTTGCCAAGTCTTCTCTTGTGAAGTCTCTAGCTCGTGTTGGTGTGGATGAGCTCGCTGCTGATCGAGGATTGAGTTTGCTTACTTCGGAGGATAAGAAGAGAATCGAGGAGCAGTGGAAGGCGTTGCAAGTTAGGGAATTAGAGTTCCATTCGCAGAAGAGCGGTTTCATTCATGATGTAGTGACAAAGATTGGTGAAGCTTTTCGATCAAacgtttaa
- the LOC104770258 gene encoding thioredoxin-like protein CXXS1, which yields MARVVKVDSSESWDFYVSQAKDQGCPMVAHFTASWCIPSVFMNSFFEELAFSYKDALFLIVDVDDVKEVASRLEVKAMPTFLFLKDGNAMDKIVGANPDEIKKRVDGFVQSSRVVPIA from the exons ATGGCAAGAGTTGTGAAAGTTGATTCTTCAGAATCATGGGACTTTTATGTCAGTCAAGCCAAGGATCAAGGTTGTCCT ATGGTGGCTCATTTCACAGCATCATGGTGTATTCCTTCTGTGTTTATGAACTCTTTCTTCGAAGAGCTTGCCTTTAGCTATAAGGATGCTCTGTTTCTCAtcgttgatgttgatgatgtcaAG GAAGTGGCGAGTCGACTAGAGGTAAAGGCCATGCCaactttcttgttcttgaaggATGGTAATGCTATGGACAAAATCGTGGGCGCAAACCCTGATGAGATCAAGAAAAGGGTCGATGGTTTCGTTCAGTCCTCACGCGTGGTTCCTATTGcttaa
- the LOC104770246 gene encoding uncharacterized protein LOC104770246, giving the protein MTIIAGLEMKTASSFSAFMVTGVSFANVACNIFVRNPNSRDNKTLIDFDLALTVQPCLLLGVSVGVICNRMFPNWLVLFLFAVFLAWSTMKTCKKGVSYWNLESERAKIRSPRDDDGIEGARLPLLGEDVGERGMVRFPWMKLGVLVIIWLLFFSINLFRGNKYGQGIISIEPCGGLYWLLSSLQIPLTIFFTLCICFSDNVQSNHTAHNNQDSEKVIGPNKFMLPVMALLAGVLGGLFGIGGGMLISPLLLQISIAPEVTAATCSFMVLFSSSMSAIQYLLLGMEHAGTAAIFALVCFVASLVGLMVVKKVIAKYGRASIIVFAVGIVMALSTVLMTTHGALNVWNDFVSGRYMGFKLPC; this is encoded by the exons ATGACGATCATAGCCGGTCTCGAAATGAAAACAGCGTCGAGCTTCTCTGCCTTCATGGTAACCGGAGTCTCTTTCGCGAACGTTGCATGCAACATCTTCGTGAGAAACCCTAACTCAAGAGACAACAAGACCTTGATAGATTTCGATTTAGCTCTCACTGTTCAGCCGTGTCTGCTTCTTGGAGTAAGTGTTGGTGTGATCTGTAACCGTATGTTCCCTAACTGGCTCGTGTTGTTCCTCTTCGCTGTGTTTCTTGCGTGGTCAACGATGAAGACTTGTAAAAAAGGGGTTTCTTATTGGAATTTGGAGTCCGAGAGAGCCAAGATTAGGAGTCCTAGGGACGATGATGGGATCGAGGGAGCGAGATTGCCGCTTCTTGGAGAAGATGTGGGAGAGAGAGGAATGGTTAGGTTTCCATGGATGAAGCTTGGAGTTTTAGTGATCATTTGgttactcttcttctccattaatCTTTTCCGCGGAAACAAATACGGTCAg GGTATCATATCGATCGAGCCATGTGGAGGTCTCTACTGGTTGCTCTCTTCGCTTCAGATACCTCTCACTATCTTCTTTACTCTCTGCATTTGCTTCAGTGACAATGTCCAAAGCAACCACACAGCACATAATAACCAAGACTCGGAGAAG GTTATTGGACCGAACAAGTTTATGCTTCCAGTAATGGCTCTGTTGGCTGGAGTTTTGGGTGGCCTCTTTGGTATTGGCGGTGGAATGCTCATTAgtcctcttcttctccaaatcagTATCGCTCCTGAG GTAACTGCAGCGACATGTTCTttcatggttttgttttcttcatcaatGTCTGCAATCCAGTACTTATTACTAGGCATGGAACACGCTGGAACTGCTGCGATATTCGCTTTGGTTTGCTTTGTAGCGTCTCTGGTCGGACTAATGGTAGTTAAGAAGGTTATAGCCAAGTATGGCAGGGCTTCAATCATTGTGTTTGCAGTAGGTATCGTCATGGCACTCAGCACTGTACTGATGACAACCCATGGAGCTCTTAATGTCTGGAATGATTTTGTCTCTGGTCGCTACATGGGTTTTAAATTACcctgttaa
- the LOC104770264 gene encoding probable xyloglucan endotransglucosylase/hydrolase protein 8: METNRRIVTSCSSMAALFFFIAALMASSSIAATPTQSFEENFNIMWSENHFTTSEDGEIWNLSLDNDTGCGFQTKHMYRFGWFSMKLKLVGGDSAGVVTAYYMCSENGAGPERDEIDFEFLGNRTGEPYIIQTNVYKNGTGNREMRHSLWFDPTKDYHTYSILWNNHQLVFFVDKVPIRVYKNSDKVPNNDFFPNQKPMYLFSSIWNGDDWATRGGLEKTDWKKAPFVSSYKDFAVEGCRWKDPFPACVSTTTENWWDQSDAWHLSKTQKMDYAWVQRNLVVYDYCKDTERFPSLPWECSISPWA; the protein is encoded by the exons ATGGAGACGAATAGGAGAATCGTCACGAGCTGTTCTTCCATGGCAGCTCTATTCTTCTTCATTGCAGCTCTAATGGCGTCTTCATCTATCGCAGCAACACCGACACAGTCGTTCGAAGAGAATTTCAACATCATGTGGTCTGAGAATCACTTCACGACTTCCGAGGATGGTGAGATCTGGAATCTTTCATTAGACAACGACACCG gatGTGGATTTCAGACAAAGCACATGTACAGATTCGGATGGTTCAGTATGAAGCTAAAGCTCGTTGGCGGCGATTCCGCCGGTGTCGTTACCGCTTACTAC ATGTGTTCGGAGAATGGAGCAGGACCGGAGAGAGACGAGATAGATTTCGAATTTCTAGGGAACCGAACCGGTGAGCCTTACATTATTCAGACCAATGTCTACAAGAACGGAACCGGGAATCGGGAGATGCGACATTCTCTCTGGTTCGACCCGACCAAGGATTACCACACCTACTCAATTCTTTGGAACAACCACCAGCTCGT ATTCTTCGTGGATAAAGTACCGATCAGAGTGTACAAGAACAGCGATAAAGTACCAAACAACGACTTCTTCCCGAACCAGAAGCCGATGTACTTGTTCTCCAGCATCTGGAACGGTGACGACTGGGCGACACGTGGAGGTCTCGAGAAGACAGACTGGAAAAAAGCTCCGTTCGTCTCATCATACAAGGACTTCGCCGTCGAAGGCTGCCGTTGGAAGGATCCATTCCCTGCATGCGTCTCCACCACAACAGAGAACTGGTGGGACCAATCCGACGCGTGGCATTTGTCCAAGACACAAAAGATGGACTATGCGTGGGTGCAGCGTAATCTCGTCGTATATGATTATTGCAAAGACACGGAGAGGTTTCCTAGTCTTCCTTGGGAGTGTTCCATTAGCCCTTGGGcttaa